A region from the Arthrobacter roseus genome encodes:
- a CDS encoding ParB/RepB/Spo0J family partition protein, translated as MVEKRRGLGRGLGALIPSSAEISPTGDDQEQPRRRTGRPVDDVFFPTAPGSLASSTGSEPLGFESGQVGEDVVVTPSSGAAMEKEGPPATAKRAPGAQLASEAAKRGSAQRGGDNSDTFATPATRDQGPGVPKTAGDDGIVRGKRRAAAEVVDVSRETLLPVPGAQFAEVPVTSIHPNRKQPRNVFDEDDMAELVHSIREIGVLQPIVVRPSQEAGDRTYELVMGERRWRAAQEAGLQSIPAIIRSTDDDALLRDALLENLHRSQLNPLEEAAAYRQLLDDFGCSHDELAERIGRSRPQISNTLRLMKLPPLVQRRLAAGVLSAGHARALLALEDHADMEKMAQKIVAEGLSVRATEELVALSDGLRRPARTNKPRAGARHERLDYLESSLADRLETSVKITLGAKKGKVSIEFASVDDLNRIMGVLSPSSE; from the coding sequence ATGGTTGAGAAGCGTCGTGGTTTGGGCCGTGGACTTGGAGCGCTCATTCCGAGTAGTGCTGAAATCTCTCCTACTGGAGACGATCAGGAGCAGCCTCGTCGTCGAACAGGACGCCCAGTAGATGACGTATTCTTCCCCACAGCCCCTGGGTCGTTAGCTTCATCAACGGGCTCAGAGCCCTTAGGGTTCGAGTCTGGGCAAGTCGGCGAGGATGTAGTCGTAACTCCTTCCTCAGGTGCGGCGATGGAGAAGGAGGGGCCTCCTGCAACGGCGAAACGTGCACCCGGTGCCCAGCTGGCCAGTGAAGCTGCAAAGCGAGGGTCAGCGCAACGGGGAGGAGACAACAGCGATACTTTCGCTACTCCAGCGACGCGGGATCAGGGTCCCGGTGTGCCGAAGACGGCTGGAGACGATGGAATTGTGCGGGGCAAACGTCGGGCCGCTGCGGAGGTTGTCGATGTTTCACGTGAAACACTTCTTCCAGTCCCCGGTGCTCAATTCGCTGAGGTGCCGGTTACCTCAATCCACCCAAACCGCAAACAGCCTCGTAACGTCTTTGATGAGGACGACATGGCGGAGCTCGTTCATTCCATTCGCGAGATTGGAGTACTGCAGCCTATCGTCGTTCGTCCTTCACAAGAGGCTGGCGACCGCACGTATGAGCTTGTCATGGGTGAACGCCGCTGGAGGGCGGCCCAAGAAGCTGGTTTGCAGAGTATTCCAGCGATCATCAGATCGACCGACGACGACGCTTTGCTCAGAGACGCACTCCTGGAGAACTTGCACCGAAGCCAACTCAATCCACTTGAGGAAGCAGCTGCATATCGGCAACTTCTCGACGATTTTGGCTGTTCCCACGATGAACTAGCTGAACGCATCGGCCGCTCGCGTCCGCAAATCTCAAATACACTGCGACTCATGAAATTGCCGCCGCTTGTTCAACGGCGTCTTGCGGCCGGAGTCCTTTCTGCCGGCCATGCTCGTGCCCTTCTGGCCCTAGAGGATCACGCAGACATGGAGAAGATGGCCCAGAAGATTGTGGCCGAGGGTCTGTCCGTCCGCGCAACTGAAGAACTGGTGGCGTTGAGCGATGGGTTAAGAAGGCCTGCTCGTACCAATAAGCCACGTGCAGGTGCTAGACATGAGCGTCTGGACTACTTGGAGAGTTCGCTTGCAGATCGGCTGGAGACAAGTGTGAAAATCACCCTGGGCGCCAAGAAGGGGAAGGTAAGCATCGAGTTTGCGTCTGTGGACGATCTAAACCGCATTATGGGCGTCCTTTCCCCCTCCTCGGAGTAA
- the trxB gene encoding thioredoxin-disulfide reductase, producing the protein MSVITPSGSSNAQEIRDVIIVGSGPAGYTAAVYTARANLKPLLIASSVTAGGELMNTTDVENYPGFPEGVMGPELMVQFEKQAARFGTEIMFEDVTSVELQGDVKKVLTGSGETFLARSVIISTGSAYRELGLEDEKRLSGHGVSWCATCDGFFFKDQNIAVIGGGDSAMEEALFLTKFARSVTVVHRRDTLRASKIMQDRALAHPKISFAWNAEVTGIDGTTKVTALNLRDRVSGEASSLPVTGVFVAIGNDPRVDLVRAQLELTVEGTIAVQGRTSITSLPGVFAAGDVIDPTYRQAITASGSGCVAAIDVEHYLADLGDAVDTAAEVPTPDAEAVSETASL; encoded by the coding sequence GTGAGCGTCATTACCCCGTCCGGCAGTTCGAACGCGCAGGAAATCCGCGATGTCATCATCGTGGGGTCCGGCCCCGCTGGTTACACTGCGGCTGTGTACACGGCGCGAGCGAACCTCAAACCCCTACTCATCGCCAGTTCCGTCACCGCGGGCGGCGAGCTGATGAACACTACGGACGTCGAGAACTACCCCGGATTCCCAGAAGGTGTCATGGGTCCAGAACTCATGGTGCAGTTCGAAAAGCAGGCGGCCCGATTCGGTACAGAGATCATGTTTGAAGACGTCACCTCCGTGGAACTGCAGGGCGACGTCAAGAAGGTCCTGACCGGTTCCGGTGAAACTTTTCTCGCCCGCTCAGTAATCATTTCTACTGGCTCGGCTTATCGTGAGCTCGGACTCGAGGACGAGAAGCGCCTCTCAGGGCACGGCGTGAGTTGGTGTGCCACCTGCGACGGGTTCTTCTTCAAAGACCAGAACATCGCCGTGATCGGCGGAGGAGACTCCGCCATGGAAGAAGCTCTATTCTTGACCAAATTCGCTCGCAGCGTCACCGTCGTTCATCGCCGCGATACCTTGCGTGCGTCCAAGATCATGCAGGACCGCGCTCTAGCGCACCCAAAGATCTCGTTTGCCTGGAACGCCGAAGTAACCGGAATTGATGGGACAACGAAGGTCACCGCGCTGAACCTTCGCGACCGGGTTAGCGGTGAGGCGTCGTCCCTGCCCGTCACGGGCGTATTTGTCGCGATTGGTAACGACCCCCGGGTCGACCTGGTCCGGGCACAGCTCGAGCTGACAGTCGAGGGCACCATCGCAGTTCAGGGCCGCACCTCGATTACTTCGCTTCCCGGAGTGTTCGCAGCCGGTGACGTCATCGACCCCACGTACCGACAAGCCATTACAGCCTCCGGCTCCGGTTGCGTGGCGGCCATCGACGTCGAACATTACCTCGCCGACCTTGGCGACGCAGTAGACACCGCAGCTGAAGTTCCAACGCCGGATGCGGAAGCAGTTTCCGAAACCGCCAGCCTTTAA
- the trxA gene encoding thioredoxin, giving the protein MSMSNAKAVTDASFDTDVLQSDKPVIVDFWAEWCGPCRKLGPILDEMSVEHADTIDVVKLNVDENPAIAAQYGITSIPAVYVFQNGKVAAKSIGAKPKQVLETEFAEFLK; this is encoded by the coding sequence ATGAGCATGAGCAATGCAAAGGCAGTAACTGACGCGTCATTTGATACCGACGTCCTTCAGTCCGACAAACCCGTGATTGTGGACTTCTGGGCTGAGTGGTGCGGTCCGTGCCGGAAGCTCGGACCCATCCTGGACGAGATGTCCGTAGAGCACGCGGACACGATCGACGTCGTTAAGCTGAATGTAGATGAGAACCCAGCAATCGCGGCGCAGTACGGCATCACCTCAATTCCTGCCGTCTACGTCTTTCAGAACGGCAAGGTGGCCGCCAAGTCAATTGGTGCCAAGCCAAAGCAGGTCCTAGAAACGGAATTTGCGGAGTTCCTGAAGTAG